Proteins encoded within one genomic window of Triticum aestivum cultivar Chinese Spring chromosome 2D, IWGSC CS RefSeq v2.1, whole genome shotgun sequence:
- the LOC123052850 gene encoding uncharacterized protein → MSSVAHQVDRLQCRQRPELSTAESVQEGHMEASFPIAPDYGAISVDLKPIASTGPLGVSSPVMIRRSTSSPHHLHKKRIDCPLKFARLTSFHSHWSSISVLNMFWSSLHSKIHLIILVTFSICHLTLPVFSSSLILHQHVIMWLQSTGKRFKLREQKPNSSKSGTLGYNKHQLHTLQETGEIHTSVRSQTMNSAPLSNIQEDERQVDKIGSDETTCHIIS, encoded by the exons ATGTCATCGGTGGCGCATCAGGTGGATAGGTTGCAATGTCGGCAGCGGCCTGAGTTGAGTACAGCTGAATCTGTCCAAGAAGGCCATATGGAGGCTTCCTTTCCAATTGCTCCCGACTACGGCGCGATATCCGTCGACTTGAAG CCCATTGCTTCCACCGGCCCACTCGGTGTATCTTCCCCTGTCATGAT ACGGCGCTCCACTTCCTCTCCCCACCATCTACACAAGAAACGGATCGATTGCCCTTTGAAGTTTGCTCGGCTCACCTCATTTCATTCCCATTGGTCTTCCATCTCAGTCCTAAATATGTTTTGGTCTTCTTTGCATTCCAAGATTCACCTTATTATTTTGGTCACTTTTTCCATTTGCCATCTTACTCTTCCTGTTTTTTCATCGTCTTTGATTTTGCATCAACATGTCATTATGTGGCTACAGTCTACGGGCAAGAGATTCAAATTG AGAGAGCAGAAACCCAACAGTTCAAAATCTGGAACCCTTGGTTATAACAAACACCAGCTCCATACATTACAAGAAACTGGAGAAATACATACCAGTGTCCGAAGCCAAACGATGAACAGCGCCCCCTTGAGTAACATACAGGAGGATGAGCGGCAGGTGGACAAAATAGGCTCTGATGAAACAACGTGTCACATCATCAGTTAG
- the LOC123052851 gene encoding protein TIFY 5 produces MAAASRSAPEWWRDGGSVDDGGAEVELSLRLRTGSSSTARRSMTIFYNGRVVAVDVTELQAREIITMASQQILTEQQDSGGGGGGTAVAQYGAHENPSQPAPQRWAPLLASRSLRQGAGAAAPVTSQAAAAGLSMKRSLQRFLQKRKTRVAAMGSPYAGGRRAMPS; encoded by the exons ATGGCGGCGGCGAGTAGGAGCGCGCCGGAGTGGTGGCGAGATGGGGGAAGCGTCGACGACGGGGGAGCGGAGGTCGAACTGAGCCTACGGCTTCGGACCGGGAGCAGCAGCACGGCGAGGAGGAGCATGACCATATTCTACAATGGCCGGGTGGTCGCCGTCGACGTCACCGAGCTCCAG GCAAGGGAAATCATAACCATGGCGAGCCAACAAATTCTGACCGAGCAGcaggacagcggcggcggcggcggcggcactgcaGTGGCACAGTACGGAGCTCATGAGAATCCAAGCCAGCCGGCGCCGCAACGTTGGGCTCCATTGCTGGCTTCACGTTCGCTTCGTCAGGGAGCAGGGGCTGCTGCGCCGGTCACCAGCCAAGCGGCCGCCGCGGGGCTGTCGATGAAGCGGTCGTTGCAGCGGTTTCTGCAGAAGCGGAAGACAAGGGTCGCAGCCATGGGTTCGCCGTACGCCGGCGGCCGGCGGGCGATGCCTTCCTAG